GTGCCGCAAAAACTCACGTTTGATCCGTCAATCACCGTCACGGGCACGCTGAGTGCTTCTGAGCAGGTACAGATTGTGGCGCGTGTCGCCGCGACGCTGCAATCTGTTAACTTCAGGGACGGCGATATCGTTCATGCTGGTCAGGTGTTGTTCACCCTGGACTCTTCCACCTTGCAGGCGCAGCTTAATTCGGACCAGGCCACGCTGGTGAATAATCAGCGTGCAACGGACCGGGACCAGGCGCTCTATCCGTCACATGTTATTTCTCTGTCAGACTTGCAAAACGCACAGACGGCCCGCGATCAGGCACAGGCGCAACGGGACATTGCGCAAATTAACCTCGGCTATACGCGGATTACCGCCCCGTTTACCGGGCGCATCGGGCGACGCACTGTCGATGTGGGTAATCTGGTCGGCAGCAGCGGTAACACCGTGTTAGCCACGCTGAATAAAATCGACCCGCTGTATGTCACTTTCAGCCTGAACCAGTCAGACGCGACACGTTTCGGCATTATCGCGGCACGCAGCGATGCGGTGGAACATCAGCCGGTGGATATCCAGGTTCCTGGTCTGAATGAGCCGCTGCATACCACCATCGATTTTGTCGATAACCAGCTCGACAGCGCCAGCGGCAATATCACCCTGCGCGCGACCCTGAACCAGCCGCCGGTTAACCTGCTGCCGGGCATGTTTGTCCAGGTCACTCTGCATGCGGCAACGCCGGACAGCCCGTGGCAGCTCCCGGTGACGGCCGTGAAGGACGGCAGCATTTTCCCGGTGTCCCCGGATGGCACGGTCAGCCAGCTCAGGATTAACACCGCTCCCGGCAGTGATGAACATGTCATTTTGCTCAGTGCAAATGACACCACACAACGCGTCCTGACCTATGCTCGCCCGGATCTGGTCGGCAAAAAAGTCAACGTCAGCAACGAGGCGCAAAGCCAGCATGATTAAGTTCTTTCTTGACCGGCCGGTTTTTGCCAACGTACTGTCATTGATCATCCTGATCCTCGGCGCTGTGGCTTTGAGGGCGTTGCCGGTAACGCAATATCCCGCCATTACACCGCCAGTTGTTCAGGTGGTGACCCACTATCCCGGTGCGAACGCGCAAACCTTGCAGGATCAGGTGGCGTTCCCTATCGAGCAGCAGGTAAATGGGGTCGAGAACATGCTGTATATGAAATCGACCACCGGCAATGATGGCACCTACACCCTGAATATCACCTTTGCCATCGGCACCGACAGCAATCAGGCACAGATCCTGGTGCAGAACCGTGTTCAGGCGGCGCTTTCCCAGTTACCGGATGCGGTGCAGCAGCAGGGGGTGACGGTACGTAAAAGGTCGACGGCAATTTTGCAGTTGTACAGCCTGCAATCTTCTGACCCAAACCAGGGCACGTTGTTTTTAAGCAACTATGCCACCAACCATTTGCGCGACTCACTCGCGCGGATCCCCGGCGTGGGGGATGTCACGGTCTTCGGTACCGGAGATTACAGTATTCGCATCTGGCTGGATGCCGCGCGTATGCAGCAATATGGCCTGGTGCCGGATGACGTAATTAACGCCATCAAAGCGCAAAACCGCAGCGTCAGCGCCGGGCAACTGGGCGCGCCACCCGCTAACAATGGTCAACAGATGCAGCTGACGCTTAACGTCAATGGCCTGCTGAGCGATGCCAGCCAGTTTAATCAGATCGTTATCAAAAGCAGCACCCAGGACGGCGGCAGACTGGTACGTTTACAGGATGTGGGCCATGCCGAGCTGGGTTCATCCAGCTATGCGCAGTTTTTCACGATGGACGGTAAACCTGCGGCAGGGATTGCCATTTCGCAACTCCCGGATGCTAACGCGCTGGAGGTTGGCAACGCGGTTGCGGCGGAGATGCAGAAATTGTCTGCCCGGATGCCAGCAGGCATGCATTATGCGCTGCCTTTTGACACCACCACCTTTATCAAGAGTTCGGTCAATGATGTCTACAGCACGCTGCTGATTGCCGGGCTGTTGGTGTTACTGGTGATCGTGGTTTTCTTACAAAACTGGCGTGCCGTGCTGGTGCCTGCCACCACCGTGCCAGTCACCCTTATCGGAACATTCGGTGCCATCTATCTGATGGGGTTTTCCATCAATCTACTGACGCTTTTTGCCATCGTGCTGGCGATTGGTATCGTTATTGATGATGCAATCGTGGTGGTCGAAGGGGTGAGTCATCATATCGAACAGGGATATGCACCCCGCGAGGCGACGCTACGTGCCATGCGTCAACTGCTGCCGCCGATCATTTCCATCACGCTGGTGCTGGTCGCCGTGTATCTTCCGGCCAGTTTCTTACCCGGCCTCAGCGGCCAGATGTATCGTCAGTTTGCGCTGGTGATCGCCGTGACCACCTTACTCAGCGCCCTCAATGCCCTGACGTTAAAACCGGTACAAAGCGCGCAGTGGCTGCGACCCGCTAACAGTGGCAGCAAACCCTGGATTTACCGCAAGTTCAATCAGGTGTTCGCGTGGCTGGAAAACGCCTATCTCAACGGCATTCGCCGCTTGATCCGCCACAGCAAAGTGGCGTTTATCGGCGGTCTGCTGGTCATCGCGCTGACACTGGCGGCCTTTTTCAGCATCCCGACCGGATTTATTCCGCTGGAAGACCAGGGCTATCTTCTGGTGTCGCTGCAACTGCCGGACGCCGCCTCGCTGGAACAAACCGCCAGCGTGACCCAGCGGGTAGAGCTGGTGCTGGGGCAGCAACCGGGGGTGGATCATGCCGTCGTGATTGGCGGACTTTCACCGCTCGACAACAATGCGTCCTTGTCCAACGCGGCACTGATTTACGTCACCCTGAAACCGTGGAATCAGCGTGGCAGACACCAGGATCTGCGTTCTATCTACAGCAACCTGAATAAACAACTGGCGAAAATTCCCGATACCAATGCGCTGGTGATTGTGCCGCCGCCGATTCAGGGCGTAGGTAACGGGGGCGGTATGCAGATGGTGCTGAGCGAAACTAACGGACAACGTGACTATCAGCATTTGCAGCAGGTAAGTGACAATTTTGTCCGGCAGGCGATGGCACTGCCACAAGTGTCGCGGATGTTTAGTACACTGCGTTCGAACGTACCGCAGATCAATGTCACGCTGGACAGAACGCGCGCGGCAGCGATGGGCGTCTCACCGGGTGATGTCTTCGATGCCATGCAACAATATCTCGGGGCCAGCTATGTCAATCAAATCACCCGTGAAAACCATAGCGTGAAAGTGTACGTTCAGGCGCAGTCTGACCAGCGCCGCCTGCAACAACAAATCTCCGCCCTGACGGTAAAAAATGCCAGCGGCGAGCCGGTTTCGCTGGCAACCCTTGTCAGTTTCACCCCGACAGAAGGGCCAGCGGTGGCTTCTTTATATAATCTTAATCCGTCGGCCACCCTCAATGGTATGCCCGCTCAGGGTTACAGTACCGGTGCGGCAATGCAGGCAGTGAGCGCGCTGGCAAAAGCCACACTGCCGCCGGATATCAGCCTGTCGTGGACCGATATGTCGTATCAGGAAAACGTCGCCGGGAACCGTATCTATCTTGCATTCGCCATGTCACTGCTGCTGGTTTATCTGGTGCTGGCTGCACAATATGAAAGCTACTGGTTGCCCGTCAGCGTGATCCTCGGTGTCCCGCTTGCATTATCAGGTACGGCGATCACATTGTTAGCGCTGAATATCGCTAACAATCTGTATACGCAGATTGGCGTGCTGC
This window of the Pantoea phytobeneficialis genome carries:
- a CDS encoding efflux RND transporter periplasmic adaptor subunit → MKILSVACRFGLLVMAGCALAGCKPQQNAHPQPVPAVSVSVPQKLTFDPSITVTGTLSASEQVQIVARVAATLQSVNFRDGDIVHAGQVLFTLDSSTLQAQLNSDQATLVNNQRATDRDQALYPSHVISLSDLQNAQTARDQAQAQRDIAQINLGYTRITAPFTGRIGRRTVDVGNLVGSSGNTVLATLNKIDPLYVTFSLNQSDATRFGIIAARSDAVEHQPVDIQVPGLNEPLHTTIDFVDNQLDSASGNITLRATLNQPPVNLLPGMFVQVTLHAATPDSPWQLPVTAVKDGSIFPVSPDGTVSQLRINTAPGSDEHVILLSANDTTQRVLTYARPDLVGKKVNVSNEAQSQHD
- a CDS encoding efflux RND transporter permease subunit, with the protein product MIKFFLDRPVFANVLSLIILILGAVALRALPVTQYPAITPPVVQVVTHYPGANAQTLQDQVAFPIEQQVNGVENMLYMKSTTGNDGTYTLNITFAIGTDSNQAQILVQNRVQAALSQLPDAVQQQGVTVRKRSTAILQLYSLQSSDPNQGTLFLSNYATNHLRDSLARIPGVGDVTVFGTGDYSIRIWLDAARMQQYGLVPDDVINAIKAQNRSVSAGQLGAPPANNGQQMQLTLNVNGLLSDASQFNQIVIKSSTQDGGRLVRLQDVGHAELGSSSYAQFFTMDGKPAAGIAISQLPDANALEVGNAVAAEMQKLSARMPAGMHYALPFDTTTFIKSSVNDVYSTLLIAGLLVLLVIVVFLQNWRAVLVPATTVPVTLIGTFGAIYLMGFSINLLTLFAIVLAIGIVIDDAIVVVEGVSHHIEQGYAPREATLRAMRQLLPPIISITLVLVAVYLPASFLPGLSGQMYRQFALVIAVTTLLSALNALTLKPVQSAQWLRPANSGSKPWIYRKFNQVFAWLENAYLNGIRRLIRHSKVAFIGGLLVIALTLAAFFSIPTGFIPLEDQGYLLVSLQLPDAASLEQTASVTQRVELVLGQQPGVDHAVVIGGLSPLDNNASLSNAALIYVTLKPWNQRGRHQDLRSIYSNLNKQLAKIPDTNALVIVPPPIQGVGNGGGMQMVLSETNGQRDYQHLQQVSDNFVRQAMALPQVSRMFSTLRSNVPQINVTLDRTRAAAMGVSPGDVFDAMQQYLGASYVNQITRENHSVKVYVQAQSDQRRLQQQISALTVKNASGEPVSLATLVSFTPTEGPAVASLYNLNPSATLNGMPAQGYSTGAAMQAVSALAKATLPPDISLSWTDMSYQENVAGNRIYLAFAMSLLLVYLVLAAQYESYWLPVSVILGVPLALSGTAITLLALNIANNLYTQIGVLLLAGLAAKNAILIVEYARQQRLAGSSIIDAALTAARTRFRPIIMTSLAFTLGVIPLIFSSAASASARKSLGITVFSGMVSATLLAILLVPCFYVVLQRAQEAWQARRKPVHQG